DNA sequence from the Plectropomus leopardus isolate mb unplaced genomic scaffold, YSFRI_Pleo_2.0 unplaced_scaffold11465, whole genome shotgun sequence genome:
AGAATTATGCCtcataacctttaaaaaaatagaaacaattaGTATAGACAAAAAATCCTGTCTGTATAAACACATGTACAAATGTTCAGTAAAAAGTCAAGTATTCCAGcaaatggtttaaaaatgaCCACTAGTCTCTCCCAGTTCAATGGCCTTCTGCCTCACCTTGAAAGAGGTACTCCTCTGTGTTCATGTCAGGATTGTCGGTGATAATGTCGAATGGGGACCTCCCAGCCATCATCTCAAACATCAGCACGCCCAGGGCCCACCAGTCCACGCTGAAGCCTGGGAGGGCACACAGTGGTAAGATGagctattcctttaaatatacATCATGTGTGGcatgaaaacactgaagaactttctcttttatttcttttatctcCTGTCTCTAAGGACCTCTGTAGCTGCCACTCAGCCTACAAAAGTTGCCTGATGCAGTTTATGCGGCACAGTGCAGGATTTTAGTCCAtctttcattgcctttttattaaaactttaaCCTTCACCATCAGTAGCTTAGAAAAATTACCATTTGTTGAGATCAACGTTTGAACATGAACTGATCCAACCCTGTGTGACTCCAGTACTCACCGTAGTCCTCTCCTCTCAGGATCTCAGGTGCTATGTAGTTGGGTGTTCCACAGAAGGTACTAGTGGTGTCACCTGGTCTGATCCCCTCCTGAatgataaaagacaaaaaggtatGACATGCGGAGACATGAATGGtggtcaaaaaaacaaagacagaggccTTGTTAGTACTTCCAGTCAATACAGATCTGCTGCATTATTGAAAACCCTATGCCAGCCATCTGCACAGttcaccaaaataaatcaatacatgTCTTACCTTGCACATGCCATAGTCTGTGAGCTTGATGTGTCCCTCATGATCTAAGAGTACGTTGTCCAGCTTCAGGTCACGGTAGATGATGCCCTTTTCATGCAGGAAGTTCAGAGCGATACAGATTTCAGCAGCATAAAATCTGAGAAGGAGAATAAGGAGAAAATTATGTGTCTGACCTGTCTGCTTGTGCCTCACTCTGGCCAAAGATGTCGTCttgtacagagaaaaaaaaacagcatctaTAATGCCCTCGGTAGCTGCGCATGTTGTGTTGGTCTCATATGACCATCATACTCACAATGGTCATTAATTAGCAGCAGAGTCAAACAGGGcttgaaatgcaaaatacattttcatattgtcaTTTTCCAATTTACTGCTCCAGTAGTCCTGTGACCGtggtgagaagaaaaaaagtagctTTGCACAGTCTTGCACAGCTCCAGGTGAAAAATATCTTGCAAGCATGGCAGTTCTATCCATAATGGTCCTGTCACGTTTGAATAAAGCCAATGCAAAGCTTTTATGCGACAAAGACCTGTCTGAATGTTAAATAGCCATGACTTTAAAAAGCTAGAAAGGCCAGTGTTACAGATTCTATGTCTGCAAAGGACTTATTGATGAGACTGCCAGAGTTACTGAGCCCATTCATGCCCCCAGAGGGTGaacctttttcattttcaacacaCTAAGAGCTTCAACACACTATGaactgttctcattcccagttCATCAAatgctgacacattttttaCGTTCCTCTGCATCTGACAGACACGCACAGAGCAACCTTTGGGGCAGGGGTCGGCAACCTTGGCCATGCGTGGTACCATTTGCACAACATAGCTTTATGGCACAAAAGCAATAAATGTGCTTAATAGATTGCTGAAATATTGTAGTGCAGGTTTctcacattaatttatttgtggcagcccatcTTGTAACAACATCTGCCACCAGATattgattttcaatttttgcaGCTAGAGCATTCATTGAGAGCAACTGTTCTGTTATACACTGCatgcatactctgggcacagatggagcagcacaACACCAGGCactgtgaaagtgaaattcAACTGTTCATTGCTCTGGGTCTacaacagatcagttatccacccctAATCCCACTCAAtggatgtgaatgtgaatgGCACACCACGTTTGGTGGTCATAGTGAGATGCTGTGATTGGATTACAAAGAAGGAGCTGCTTACAACAACAGAAGGTGAGGACATAGCCAAGTGTTTAGGGAGCATTTTGAGAAGCAAGGGAGTCAAATAATCTTATGATCTAACAGACAGATCACCAAGAAATCTGCTTAACACGTACATGCTGGCCTCTGTTAACTCCATGGCCTTTATGCTACTAACAAGCTCACAACAAACTTTAGGGTCCTTCTCTGGTGTCAATCAGACGATCGAAATTGGCATGACATGGTTTGACCTGCGCCAACAGTCACAATAGAAAAGCCCCCCTCATTAGCCCCACTGCTGGCTACAGCTTCTAGATGGTATTTTTGCCTGAAggctttttttatgatgttcGGCACACTGTCACTGTGCTTCTAAATCATCACTCCGAGCCTGCACCCTGGAATGGTGCGATTACTGTATGTcaatacagaaacacaaaaataatggaGCACATTTGGTTATTTCCAATTGATCACTGAGTTCTGCAGTAAACAGGGCTTTCATAAGTAGATTTATGTTACTAAGATTGTTCTGCTTATTACTAAACAAAGGCATATTTATAGCAAGCATCACCCTTAAATCCCTCTAGTTTTGACCATGATTTGATGTAGTTGCTGTGCGTCTTTGGTGAGTCAGAAGCATTTCCTGTCCTTGTGTAGGTAGTGTGTATTCTGTCTCTAGGAGATAAGCCTTCATTAACAGTGACGagcctctctgtctgcctgctgtAAACCTCTGATTGTCAAATACTGAGGCAAAGACTGGAGTGGAGAGATGTTTGATGGAGAAATCACAAATCCCACACGGCTCCCCCACGTTTTTGCCGTGACAGCCTCCATTGTACACCGTTGTTTCATTGCTGGCATCAGACTGATAGAAGCTGCGTCCTATCGGCAGCACCATCCACCCCCCCCACACAGGGCCGCCTCCCCCACGGCGCGGGGGAATGCGGCAGGGCTCTCTCTAAGAGCGCTGCTCATGAATATGTACAATCATTATGAGTGATTAACATGCTGCTTTGCATATGTACAGCCACTGTCTCCAGAATACAGATTGTAGGGGCCGATAGGGGCCCAACGGTGCCTCTCTAAATTACCCAGCCTTTGATCCAGCATTTATCAGAGCCGCAGTTGGAATGCCCCGCAAGTAGACAGGCACAATGAATTATGGGTGCTCATTATATTTCTCAGAGGTGGAAAAATAAGTGTTAGGTTGGATTTCGGCAGCGCTGCCACGTCCACGAGGAGCTGCTAAAGCATCCCATTAAGCATACGGCACATCTGTGAGGAGTGCTTAGATGTTGTTGAGGAAGATTTTAGCCGGAGTCCTGGAGGCCTCGCTGCAACTTGCTACTGAGATTTCTTTTATTACAGTACATCATTTGAGAAAGGCCAAATGATAAAGTCACCTTTCTTCCACCTGCACCTCTAACATCACCGATATGAGCTCCTAACAAACGAGGGTAGATGAGATAGTTTTCTATATACAGAAACAGGATCATCAGCCCATTCTCGTCAAAAAGGCCCACGGATGCTTTGTCACACCCCTCAGCGTGTGACATTGACACCAACGGTACCCACAACATTTCAATTTGATGCTAGTCCcatacagttttttgttgtcattagATTGCTTATCAAGACGATCTGGTAAGAATGTCTTTGCCTTGTCATTttggacttcataactgttttaaaatgcaaataattgaattgaaaacatgattaaaaatgtgattaac
Encoded proteins:
- the LOC121963501 gene encoding protein kinase C zeta type-like → LFLVIEYVNGGDLMFHMQRQRKLPEEHARFYAAEICIALNFLHEKGIIYRDLKLDNVLLDHEGHIKLTDYGMCKEGIRPGDTTSTFCGTPNYIAPEILRGEDYGFSVDWWALGVLMFEMMAGRSPFDIITDNPDMNTEEYLFQ